ATTTCCTAAGGGAAAGGAAACGCCCGCATAAGGACTGGCTACAAACTCCTGTTCAGGCAAGCCTTTGCTTACAGAAATAGCCCCGTACCCTACGTTGATCGGGAGGGAATTGGCTGTTTTTTCGGTAGGGTAATTTTCAAATACAGTTTCATTCACCCTAACCAGCATATTGGGGCTCAGGTATTGGTCTACTTCAGCGAAAAGTATGTTTTCCAGTTCTGAGATATATTTTTCCGCATAGGCTGCCCGGGCATTGTCGTTTTCGGAAAGCCCGGTCACATTAAATTTTGCTTTGCCCATTTTCAATTTCGATCGTTGCTCCAGCTTACTTCGGGTAATATCGCTAAAGCCGGGGAATTGCTCTCCGTTAGGCATTTCAAAGTAATAAGCTCCCCTAGTGACGATTTGGCTGAGGTTATTTAGCAACACTTCGTCAGATTCGGTGAATTTCACCCCGCCTCTTTTGATCTTGGTGACTGTACTGAGGTAAGCCTCGATATTTTGATGGATCAAGTCCCGTACTTCCTGTATTTGATCTGCACCGGCTTTTTGATAGTAGCCTATTTCCAGATGATAATCTTCATTAGATCGGAGAGGGTCTGCTACTAATACCTGATAGGAAAGATCATTATAGCCAAAAGGAGCAGTCCAGAAATAGGTCATGGCGGTCTTTTCAGCTTTTTTGGACTGATTAATCTTGAGCTTGACGATTTCTATATTTTCAGGAATTGGCCCTCGAATATAAAACTCCTCTTCAGCAGGTAATGGCAAGCCACCATTCAGCTTTCCGGTGATTAAATCTAAGTTGATAGTAGTGGTCTGGGCCTTTAGGCCACTTATTCCTATTCCTACTAAGATGATAACTAGTAAAAATGGTCTCATATATTATCAGTTGAATTTTTTGAAATTAAAAGCGTAACCAATCAATATTCCAAAATTGGAATAACCTGCCTCTGTGACAACCAAGGCTCCTTCTAAAAGTTGATCGGAGTCTATGTTGTAGAAACTCCCTCTTTGTAAATATTCACTAGTGCTACCAAAGCTGTAAACTAAGCCAAGACTTAAACTACTTCTTGATTTTTTGATCTCGGTCCCGATTGTAAAATGGTAAATATCCCATTGGGTAAGTTCAGTTTGTAGCCCCGTGTTTTCTAATGATTCCTTATCAAAATACGAAAAATCCGTTCTGAAACTACCCATGATGCTTAGGTTTTCCCTGAGCTCCTTGGAATAGCCTAAGGCAAAGTTGGTTACGGGTTTCATGGAAGACTCTACTTTAAGAAAATCCTCACTGTCAATCAGAGGCCCTATGTCGTTTGGTCTCACTAATGCGACTGATTCGGGCTGAATGATGGCGTATTGGTCTACGCCTGAAAAGAAGGTTACATTGAGGCTGAGGGTGGACCTATTGAAGTTTTTGTGCCCGCCCAGTGCTAGTTCCAATGGTGACTTGTATGTGGTTTTTAGCTTTTCTTGCCTATCTGATGCGTATGCCGTAAATCTATCTTCAGAATTAGGTACGGCGATGTTGGATAGGGTGAGGTCCTCTGCTACAGTACCGCTACCCAACCAATCCAAACCTGGACTGGTGACGGTAAGCCCCAGACCATAGCCTGCTTTTTGATAGTTCAGACCAGCTTTCAGTGCGGTGCGCACGGCAAAATAGTCTATAAACTCATTTTGAATCCTGGCTATCATCAGGTAATCTTCGGTATTGGTGAGTGCTTTGGCAGAAAATCTGAATGAATAATTTACAGTTCTCAGTGTGTTTAACAGGCTGATGCCAAAACCCAGATTTTCACCTATTTTTCTTCCTGCACCTATTGCCACCATGGTTTCTTGGACTTTGGTGTTGATTCCGGATTCCGCCACCAGTTCTTCCTCGCCGGGACTGATTTCCCCAGTTGCCAGGTCAAAAAATCCATTTAACCGGGCTACTCCATTGAAACTAAAACTCACAGGAGTCATTAAGCCGTAGCTTATGTTCCATTTAGAATTTGTCTGTATGGATCCACTGACCAAAAGCGGAATAGTGTTGAATTGCAAGCCTTTAAAGTCTGCTCGCTGCCCTAGCGCATTTACTATTTTCACATTCTCGATTCCATAGGTATTGGCATTGATGGTCAAGGAGCTGGTGTCCAAATAGGCAAGGTTTCCGGGGTTATAGTAAACGCCTGCATTGTCCGTAGTGTCGGTTAGCACCGCTCCACCTAGCAAAGCGGCCTTTGTTCCAAATTGGTTTCCCCAGTGATGCGTATCTTGGCTTTGCACCGCATGAGCGCAAAAAAGCAGAAGTAAAAACACCCCAAGAGGTAGGTGCGAAGCCATATTATTACCTATAATTCCGCTTACAAATCTTAAAAACCGCATACTAAAAATAGTAATCATAATACTTTATACCTAAAGCTCTTGCTAAAGTAACATCTTATTGCCTAGTTGATACAGGTTTTTACTTCTTTTTTTGCCTCTTTCACAAAATATTATTTCAGGTAAGGACCTGTTTCAGTTTTCTGCTGGATTGAGATGTGCTCGGTTTGCTCAAAAAAGTCAGCTGATGCTGCTGTTCAATACCGATTTTTGATCTGGTTAAAGGTGTTTTTTATAGTTGAGGGCTTTTAACTGAAAAAATAATGCGCATCCATTTCACTTTTATTCAGCCGTGAAAACTGAAAGAATGATTCAATTTGAGTTGAAGTAAAATTTGGTGTTTTACTTCAATAGTTTTTTGAGAATTTCTCTTTTTAAAAAAACTACCAAAAGCCAGGAGGTGAGGCCTGCCAATGCACCTACGAGTGCTCCTACCAATACATCCAGCGGATAATGAACGCCTAGATAAATTCTGGAATAGGATACCACTGCTGCCCATAAGAAGAGCCAAGGCAAAAACCTCAATTTGCCGTGCATTTTCAGGTTGAGAAATACAGCAAGCGCAAAAGTATTAGCCGCATGCGAAGAGGCAAATCCAAACAAACCACCGCATCGTTTGTAATTATGTATCTGTTCGGTCCATCGCTCGTCGTGGCAGGGACGCAGGCGTTCAAAATAAGGCTTCATGATACCTGAAGTCACCTGATCTGCAATCAGAATAGCTAATGCTATACCCCCAAATACCCACCAGCTATTTTGCGGGTTTTCCTTGTAGATGAAATAAATCAGAATGGCATAGAATGGAAACCAGATCGTTGTACCTGTAATCAGGAACATAGCCTGGTCCATCCAGGAATTGTGAAAGGAGTTCAACCAAAGGAAAAGCTCCTCGTCCCAAGCTATGAGTTGATCTATCATGGTTGGTAACTTAGCCAGTCAATGCCCTTTTTGAGATGTTTTTGGGTGAATTCTTCTTTTGACCCTGGTTTGACCTCATACATATATTCCCATTCCGCCATAGGAGGCATGCTCATGAGTATGCTTTCGGTACGACCATTGGTGTCCAGACCAAATTTGGTTCCTGCATCCCAGACCAGATTGAATTCCACATATCTACCTCTTCGGAGATTTTGCCAAGATTCATCTATATAGTTATAAGGTAAGGCATCATTTTTCTTCATAAAGTACCCATAGACATCCGGAAAAAGCTTTCCAATAGCTAAACTGAACTGGATGAGTTTCTCAAACTCTTCATCAGAACTGGCCTGTAATCTATCGTAGAAAACCCCGCCTATGCCCCGGGTCTCGTCTCTATGCTTCAGGTAAAAGTAATCGTCTGCCCATGGCTTGAACTTAGGGTAAAATGATTCGTCAAATTGATCACAGGTTTTCTTCACTTCCTGATGGAAGTACCTTGCATCTTCTACATCTATGTAATGTGGAGTCAGATCGATTCCACCACCAAACCAATGCTCTCCAGTACTCATTTCAAAGTACCGCACATTCATATGAATGATAGGCACCATGGGATTGATAGGATGAATGACTATGGAAACACCGGTAGCAAAGAAGTCAGCTTGATCCAGGTTTAGTTTCTTAAGGATTTTCTCCGGTGTAGGTCCATGTACGGCAGAAAATGCCACTCCTCCCTTATCGAGAATCTTACCACTTCCCATAGTTCGTGTTCTACCCCCACCTCCGGCAGGTCTTTCCCAGATATCCTCTTTAAAGCTACCTTCCCCGTCATGTCGCTCTAATTCTGAGCAGATATGATCCTGAAGGTTTTTGAATAATTCTGCGATTTCTTCTTTGCTCTTTCTAGCCATAGTAAAAGTGTGCATTAATTTAAAAAGGATAACCAATGCCGAAATTTAATACCGATTGTCCTTTTAAGCCAAATAATTGATTAAATGAAATATTGTCGAGTACCCATCTTTCTCCCTCAGGCATGGATGGATCCACTGCTTTGGTAGCTAAGTCTAATCGGATCACCAAAAAGTTAAAATCCATACGCAACCCTAAGCCAGTTCCTATGGCTATCTCCTTATAAAATCGGTCAAACCTAAAATCTGAACCAGGCCTGGAAGTGTCCACGCCTATCATCCAGGAGTTACCTGCATCCACAAATACAGCCATGTCGAAGTAGCCGTACAACTTTCTACGGTATTCGAGCATGGTTTCTATGATCATTTCCGCAGGCTGTTCAAATCCATAATCATACCTACCCCGGTCGCCTATTTCCGGTAAATAACTGCCTGGGCCTAATCTTCTGGCCTGCCAGGCACGAATGCTAGTACCCCCGCCAGCAAAGAAGTATTTCTCATAAGGAAGGATCCCGGTACTGATTCCATAGGGCTGGGCTATCCCAAAATTGAATCTATAGGCAAAGGTCTGTTTGCTGCTGATTGGCAGGTACCTTCTAAAATCCGCTTGTAACTTGAGCCACTGGAAATTGGCATAGTCCGTGACCTCGCTATTGTCCGGTACACCGAAGAAATTCAAAGTAGTACCGCCGCTTTCTACAAAAAGCCTTAATAAAGCGGACTTATTCGAATTAAAATCTCCGTATTTATTAAAGTTGATGATACTTTGGGCAGACACCGAAGAGACCAATGAAGGTAAAAATGACCAGAGTAGATTGTTTCCCTGATCCTGGAGGTCACTGAGCACTTGTAAAAAGTCTTCCGTCAATTTCGGGGTACGCACGTAATTGATGTCGGCCAGGTTTACGGTAAACTGCTGCCTATTATTTCGAGTAGCCCAGTTATAGGCTAGGAGTGCATTGATTCCGGTACGTGTGTATTCTGGCCTATTGGTGTAGTTAAAACCAAACTGTGTACGCGTGTTAGGATTGTATCTTCCGAATTTTTGCAGGCTCCGGTCGTAAAAAGGGATCAGAAACCTAGGAAATATCACTGACGCAGAGGTGCCAAATTCTTTGCTTTGGTACAC
This genomic window from Algoriphagus sp. TR-M9 contains:
- a CDS encoding phosphatase PAP2 family protein, whose protein sequence is MIDQLIAWDEELFLWLNSFHNSWMDQAMFLITGTTIWFPFYAILIYFIYKENPQNSWWVFGGIALAILIADQVTSGIMKPYFERLRPCHDERWTEQIHNYKRCGGLFGFASSHAANTFALAVFLNLKMHGKLRFLPWLFLWAAVVSYSRIYLGVHYPLDVLVGALVGALAGLTSWLLVVFLKREILKKLLK
- the hemF gene encoding oxygen-dependent coproporphyrinogen oxidase, with the protein product MHTFTMARKSKEEIAELFKNLQDHICSELERHDGEGSFKEDIWERPAGGGGRTRTMGSGKILDKGGVAFSAVHGPTPEKILKKLNLDQADFFATGVSIVIHPINPMVPIIHMNVRYFEMSTGEHWFGGGIDLTPHYIDVEDARYFHQEVKKTCDQFDESFYPKFKPWADDYFYLKHRDETRGIGGVFYDRLQASSDEEFEKLIQFSLAIGKLFPDVYGYFMKKNDALPYNYIDESWQNLRRGRYVEFNLVWDAGTKFGLDTNGRTESILMSMPPMAEWEYMYEVKPGSKEEFTQKHLKKGIDWLSYQP